AGCCCAAGAGCCTGTCGTGTTGGGACGACCGCATCGAGACGGTGTCGTCGCGTACGTCGAACTCCCAGACACCGATCGCACCCGCCTCGAGAGCGAGTTCGATCTGACCCCCTTTATCGCCGTGCTCGGTGCCACCCCCCGCCGGATCCTCACCATCGTCCGTCGAGTCAGTCGAACCCTCGAACCCACTCATATCCGACGCTACGTCTCGGATGGGTGAATCTGTGTCGCTCACCTCGCCGACGCCGCCACCGGGTCCGATCCACGCGCCGAGTTCGCCCACGAACGTGACCCTCGGGTCGATACCTCGGTGCGTCCCGGTGTGGCCCACGGCCAGAGACCCGGCGGCGCCGCTGGTCGGGCTGGCCTGGACGTCGAAAAATTGGGTCGCGAACGGATAGTCGGCGGTTCTACCCGAACATCTGGCGCATCATGGGGTGCATCTCCATGAGCTGCTCTTCGGCGATCTCCTCGTAGATCTTGTAGGTGATCGAGACCGTCAGCAGCAGGCCGGTCCCGGAGACGTTCCCGATGGTGCCCATCATGTTGGCGAGGACGGCCAGGAGGCCGACCAGCGCGCCGCCGATGACGGTCACCTGCGGGATGTAGCGTTCGAGCACCTTCTCGATGACGCTGGTGTTGCGGCGGAAGCCGGGGATCTCCATCCCGGAGTTGTGGATCTGCTGGGCGGTCGCTTCGGGGCCCATGTCGGTGGTCTCGACCCAGAAGATGGCGAAGATGGCGCCACCGATGACCATGAAGGTCAGGTCGACGCCGACCCGCAGCATGATCTGCCACGGTTCGGCGTTCGTTTGGCCGAGCCACCACATCCACTGTTCGGGGTTCCGGACCGGGGCCATGTAGTAGAACAGACCGCCCACCGGGTTGGCGATGCCGCCCTGAGTGGACTGGTAGGTCCCGAGCCACGCGGGCAGGCTCCCCAGCTGGGCGTTGAGGATCCGGCCCAGGAACTGGAGGTTGGCCTGCAGCGCGCGGACGAGGATCATCGGCAGGACACTGGCGTAGATGAGCTTCACGGGGAAGCGACCGCGGGCGCCCTTGACGCGCGTGTTCGACAGCGGGATCTCCACACGGACGCTCTCTGCGTAGACGACCACGACGAAGATCATGACCGTCGTGATCAGCGCGAGGATCTGCCCCTGGCCGAACACGAGCGTCTGGAGCCCGCTCCCGAGGATCGGTCCCACGTCGGTACTACCGCTGAGGATACCGATCCATATCGGGATGATACCGAGCTCCTGGGGGTTGCCGATGAAGCTCGTCGAGACGAGCCCGCCGATCAGTCGCTGGCTGACGCCCGCGATGATGAACAGGCCGATCCCGGAGCCGACGCCCCACTTGGAGATGACCTCGTCCATGTAGAGGATGAGGACACCGCCGACGAAGATCTGCGCGAACAGCAGCCACTGGACGCCGAACGTCCCGCCGGGGAACGACTGGGCGAGCGACTGGCTGGCCGGCAGGAACGAGCCGGCGAAGACCATCGGCAGACCCGTCAGGCAGATCATCACGAGCACCAGGAACTTCTGGAGACCCTGGTAGAGGATCTGGTCCCGGGGGTTGTTCTGCGTGTCGAGGCCGAGTAGGTCGGCACCGCCGAGCAACTGCAACACGATGCTCGCCGTGACGATCGGCCCGATACCGAGTTGCAGTATCGTCCCCTGGCCACCGGCCAGGATCGAACGGAACTGTCCGAAGACGTCGCCACCCTGTCCGCTACCGAGGCCGAACAGGAAGACGTTCGTCAGGAAGAAGTACAGCACCAGCACGCCGGCCGTCCAGCCCAGCTTGCGCTTGAAGGGAACGTGCCCCTCGGGTCGCTGGACGGTGGGCATGCGGGTGAGTACCGGTTCGGCGGTGTCCTTCCAGCCCATGGTTATGACTCGTCTTGCTCGTCAGGTGTATCCTTGTCGGTTTCCTCGGCGCGGGCCTGGCCGGCCTCGGTCAGCTCGACCGACCCGCCAGCGTCCGCGACTTTCTCCTCGGCCGCGTCCGAGAAGGCGTCGGCGACCAGGTGCAGCTCGTTGCGGACCTGGCCGGCACCGAGCACCTTCACCACGTCGACCTCGTGGCCGTCTTCGGCCACGTCGCGCGCGTCGATGGCGTAGCCGTCGCCGTCCTCGTCGGCGACGCCCTCGGCCGCCAGCAGCGCGGCGTCCTCGTCGAGCTCGCGGACGTCGACCTCCGCGACCTCGTCCTGGACGCCCTCGGGTCGTTTGAACCCGTGTTTGTCCCACGGGCCGTGGTTGTGCATCTCGTGTTTGCGGCTGCCCGCGTTGCCCCGACCGCCGCGATGGCCGGCGCCGCGGCGGTTCTTGTGCGTACCGCCGCCGTGCGTGCGGGAGCCGCGCTGTCGTTTCTTCTTGGATGTCATCGCATCGCCTCCAGGAGGTCGTCGATAGCCTCGGTGTCGTGCTTGCCGAGCTGGCCGCCCTCCTTGGTGGGGTGTTTGATACCGTCGTGGCCGCCACGGGGCGGGTGCAGGCGCAGCGTCGGCGCCAGCCCCTGCTCGCGCAGCGTCGTCTCCTCGTCGGCGAGCGCCTCTGCGAGCTCCTCGACGCTCATGTAGTCGGTGTTGGCGACGACCCACGAGTCGTCGATGTCGGCCTCGCCCTCCAGCGGCTCGCCGCGCCGCTCGATGAGCAGCGCGACCGTCTCGACGCTGGGCTCGCCGTAGGCCACGTAGTCGTTGACCTTCGTGACCATCCCGCGGTAGGCCTCCGTCTCCGGGACCAAGGCGGCGTGGTTGACGCTGTGGACGTTGAGCATCTCCAGCGTGTCCGCGACGTCCTGGTTCATGTTGACCTCGCCGCGGAGCTGAACGAGCGCTTGCATCACTCGATCACCTCGCGCTTCTCCCAGGTCTCCTGGGGGACGCGGGCCTCGGCGGTGTTCTGGAGCGCGTTGAAGGTAGCCTTCGCGAAGTTGACCGTCGTGCGCGTGTTGCCCGACGAGCGCGTCCAGATGTCCTCGATGCCCGCGAGTTCGAGCACGTGGCGGACCGTCTCCCCGCCCGCGAGCCCGAGCCCGCGCGGCGCGGGCTGCAGTTCGACCTCGACGCTCCCGGCCTTGCCGGTCGTCCGGAGCGCGACGGTGTGGGCGCGCCCACAGCCACACTCCCAGGACCCGCAGCCCCGCGAGACGTCGATGAGGTTCAGCTTCGCCACCTCGATGGCCTTCTGGATGGCGCCGCCGACCTGGTCGTCACGTCCTTCCGCGTAACCGACGAGGCCGTCGCGGTTGCCCACGACGACCACGCAGCGGAACTTCACGCGACGACCGGAGTCGGTCATGCGCTGGACCATGTTGATGTCGAGCACCTCGTCCTCCAGTCCGGGGACGAGCTGGTCGACGATCTCCGGTTCCTTGAGCGGCAGGCCGGAGTTGAGGGCGTCCTGCATGTTGTCGATCTCGCCCTCGGCGACCGCGTTGCCGAGCCGTGTCCGCGGCTCCCAGCCGCTACTCATAGTTCATCCGCCTCCAGCAGTTGTTCTCGCATGTCGTCGAAGTGCTCCGGTAGGTCTGTTGCGTCGAAGTCCCCGCCGTAGAGCCCGTCGTCGAGCTGTTCGGCGTAGTCGGCGATGTGCTCGCCGCGCGTGCGCGACCAGTCGGCGAGCACGCTGTCGTTGTGGGGAACGTCGAGTCCGGCGTCGATTGCGCCTTCCTGTACCGCGAATACTTTGCTACCCGGTGTCGGGGTGTTGAGACCGATGTCGAGCACGGCCTCGTCGAGGCCGGCTTCGACCGCGCGCAGCCCCGCGAGGACGCCGGTCAGGTACGCCGCGGGCATGTTGCCCGTCGGCGCCTCCCAGCCGTACTCCTCGAGGTCGCTCGAATGCGCGCTCGCGATAGTCTCGTCGCCCTCGGCTCCGGTGATGATCAGCTGCGCCGTGACGTGCCGGTTGCTCTTTCGAGCGACCAGGCGCGGTTTGCCGGATTTCAGCAGGCGCAACCTCTGATGGTAATCGGTCCGGGCCTCGCGGCGACGCCGCATCGGCACCGTGTAGCGTGGTCCTGTCGCCATTAGTTGTCCTCCAGTGTCCGCTCGATGTCCGCGACGCTGTCGAACTCCCCACCGCTCGCGCGGTCGTAGAGATCGCGGTAGCGCGACGTCGAGATCTCGCCCGAGTCACGCAGCTCGCGGAGTTTCGCGCGCTGTGCGCGGATCTTCGATTCCCATTTGTCCTTCTGGTTCTCGCGGCCGCCCGCGGTCCCCTTCCGGGAGCCCTGGCCCTTCTGGTGGCCGTAGGCGCGTTTCTCCTGGCGCTCGCGGGCGCGACCGCGCGAGTTGCCTTTCGGCGACTCGGCGCGGATGGCACCCTCGTCGACGAGTTCGCGGATGTCCTCGCGGGTGATCGCGTCCGCGAGCTCGCCCTGGCGTTCGGGGTCGAGCCAGATCTTGTTCTCGCCGACGTCGAGCACGTCCGACGCCATTCGCTTCTGTGCGCTCAGGTCAGTCATCGACTTCGACCTCCTCGTAGGTGGGGTTGAGGACGCGGATCTCCCGGTCCTCGGCCTCGTCCTCGATACGCTCGCGCTTGCGACCGCCGACCTTCGAGGCGATGCGGACGGCTTCCGTGTCGCCGTCCACGCCCTCGAGGTCGTCGAGGTTGTGCACGCGAACCTCTTCGAAGCCCGACGGGTGCAGGTCGCGCACCGCTTTCGGCGAGCGAAAGCCCGCCTGAACGGTGTCGCCCTTGCCCTTGATGCCGATCCGCTGCTTCGAGAGCTGGCCCCGGGGCTTGCGCCACGAGGTCGAGACGCGCTTTTTCTTGTGGTAGTCCTGGCGGTTGAACTGCGGCACGCTCGTCGTCCGCCGCTCGGTGAGCAGCCGCTCGGTGTTCTCGTCCAGGTCCGGCTCGAAGTCGACTTCGATGCGCGGACGCATCTCGGTCTCGACGTCCTCGGCCGGTTCCTCTGCTTCCTCGGCTTCCTCGGTCTCCTCTTCCTCGACCTCGGCCTCGGTCTCCTCGGCGACCTCGAGGCCGCCCACGTCGGCTTTGATGCGGGCCGCCAGGGCGTTGCCCACCACGTCGGCGAGCTCCTCCTGACTGGCGCCGCGCACGTCGTCGACGGTGTCGTAGCCGGCGTCTTCGAGGTCGGAGGCTCGGGACGGCCCGACGCCGCTGATGTCCTCCAGCTCCTCGAACTCTTCGTCGGCCGCGGCCTCCTCGGTGTCTTGGTCGTCGTCTGCCATCAGGCGTCACCTCGGGTCGGTTTCTGTGTGATGTAGACCCCGTCCTGGAAGATGCGGACGTCCTTGTCCGTGACGCGGGTCAGCTGTTCGATGTCCGCCGCCGTCTGGCCGACGGCTTCCACGTCGGGACCGGACAGCGTGATCTGCTCCTCGGAGACCGACACGTCGGTGTCCCCGTGGATCTCGGTGCGGCGCGGCGCGCGCTCGCCGAGGAAGTTCTCGATGACGACTTCCTCGCCCTCGACGTCGACCTGCATCGGGAAGTGAGAGTAGAAGACCTCCATCTCGTACTCCCAGCCCTCGGTGACGCCGTGGAACATGTTCCGAACGTGACTCTCGAAGGTCCCCAGTGTCGACATCGTCTTGGCGTCGTCCTCGTCGCTCTCGATGACGACGCTGTCGCCGTCGGCCGAAACCGACACGTCGGGGTACCAGAGCCGTCGGGTCACGCTGCCGTTGGGCCCCTCGACTGTGAGTTCGAGGTGGTCCATCTCGGCGCTCGCCTCGTCTGGAATCTGTAGTTCTGTGCGTGGCATTGTCAGTATACGTACGCGATGACCTGGCCACCGACGCCCGCCTCGCGGGCCTCGTAGTGGCTCATGATCCCGTGGCTGGTCGTGACGACGAGCGTCCCGTAGTCACGGGCGGGGAGGAACCGCTTCTCCCACTTCTCGAACTCGTCGGCGCCCGCCGAATAGCGGGGCAGGACCGGGCCACATTCGTTGATCGCTCCTTTCAGTTCGACCTCGAACTGACCGGCTTTGCCGTCGTCGACGAACTCGAAGCCGTCGATGTACCCGCGGTCGTAGAAGACCTCGAGCACGCTGCCGATCTCGTTCGAGGCGGGTGATACCTCGTGGTCGAGATGCCCGACGCTCTCGGCGTTGTCGATGCCCGAGAGCGCGTTGGCGAGTGGGTCGTTTCCTGTCATGAGTACTTCCTGAAGCCCATGCTTCGCGAGATCTCTCGGAAGCACTGGCGACACAGCCAGATGTCGTACTTGCCGACCAGTCCCTGTTCGCGCCCGCAGCGCTGACAGGACTCCAGCTGGCCGGTCCGCTTTGCAACCTGCTCGCCGGTTTCGGACTCGGATTCGCTCTCGCTCATTCGCTCACCTCCACGTCGAACGCCCCCTCGACGAACGCGACCGCGTCCGCCACGTCCAGCCGGTGGCTCGACGGGATCTGTCGGGACGCCTTGTCTCGCTTCGATACGCGGTAGCCCGGCCGGACCAGGTTGACCGTCACGTCCAGCCCGTAGATACCGGTGTTCGGGTCGTACTCCTGGCTCGGGAAGTCGGTGTGTTCCTCGACGCCGAAGCTGAAGTTGCCCGTGTCGTCGAACTGCGACTCCGAGAGGTCGGCCAGACCGAGCGCGGTCTCGAGGAACTCGCGGGCGTCCTC
This DNA window, taken from Halosimplex litoreum, encodes the following:
- a CDS encoding 30S ribosomal protein S8 — translated: MTGNDPLANALSGIDNAESVGHLDHEVSPASNEIGSVLEVFYDRGYIDGFEFVDDGKAGQFEVELKGAINECGPVLPRYSAGADEFEKWEKRFLPARDYGTLVVTTSHGIMSHYEAREAGVGGQVIAYVY
- a CDS encoding 50S ribosomal protein L32e, whose translation is MADDDQDTEEAAADEEFEELEDISGVGPSRASDLEDAGYDTVDDVRGASQEELADVVGNALAARIKADVGGLEVAEETEAEVEEEETEEAEEAEEPAEDVETEMRPRIEVDFEPDLDENTERLLTERRTTSVPQFNRQDYHKKKRVSTSWRKPRGQLSKQRIGIKGKGDTVQAGFRSPKAVRDLHPSGFEEVRVHNLDDLEGVDGDTEAVRIASKVGGRKRERIEDEAEDREIRVLNPTYEEVEVDD
- the secY gene encoding preprotein translocase subunit SecY, which translates into the protein MGWKDTAEPVLTRMPTVQRPEGHVPFKRKLGWTAGVLVLYFFLTNVFLFGLGSGQGGDVFGQFRSILAGGQGTILQLGIGPIVTASIVLQLLGGADLLGLDTQNNPRDQILYQGLQKFLVLVMICLTGLPMVFAGSFLPASQSLAQSFPGGTFGVQWLLFAQIFVGGVLILYMDEVISKWGVGSGIGLFIIAGVSQRLIGGLVSTSFIGNPQELGIIPIWIGILSGSTDVGPILGSGLQTLVFGQGQILALITTVMIFVVVVYAESVRVEIPLSNTRVKGARGRFPVKLIYASVLPMILVRALQANLQFLGRILNAQLGSLPAWLGTYQSTQGGIANPVGGLFYYMAPVRNPEQWMWWLGQTNAEPWQIMLRVGVDLTFMVIGGAIFAIFWVETTDMGPEATAQQIHNSGMEIPGFRRNTSVIEKVLERYIPQVTVIGGALVGLLAVLANMMGTIGNVSGTGLLLTVSITYKIYEEIAEEQLMEMHPMMRQMFG
- a CDS encoding 50S ribosomal protein L5; the protein is MSSESADSGFHEMREPRVEKVVVHMGVGEGGRELADAEEILEDVAGQQPVRTQAQATVGEFGVRQGDPIGAKVTLRDEDAREFLETALGLADLSESQFDDTGNFSFGVEEHTDFPSQEYDPNTGIYGLDVTVNLVRPGYRVSKRDKASRQIPSSHRLDVADAVAFVEGAFDVEVSE
- the rpmD gene encoding 50S ribosomal protein L30 codes for the protein MQALVQLRGEVNMNQDVADTLEMLNVHSVNHAALVPETEAYRGMVTKVNDYVAYGEPSVETVALLIERRGEPLEGEADIDDSWVVANTDYMSVEELAEALADEETTLREQGLAPTLRLHPPRGGHDGIKHPTKEGGQLGKHDTEAIDDLLEAMR
- a CDS encoding 30S ribosomal protein S5: MSSGWEPRTRLGNAVAEGEIDNMQDALNSGLPLKEPEIVDQLVPGLEDEVLDINMVQRMTDSGRRVKFRCVVVVGNRDGLVGYAEGRDDQVGGAIQKAIEVAKLNLIDVSRGCGSWECGCGRAHTVALRTTGKAGSVEVELQPAPRGLGLAGGETVRHVLELAGIEDIWTRSSGNTRTTVNFAKATFNALQNTAEARVPQETWEKREVIE
- a CDS encoding 30S ribosomal protein S14, giving the protein MSESESESETGEQVAKRTGQLESCQRCGREQGLVGKYDIWLCRQCFREISRSMGFRKYS
- a CDS encoding 50S ribosomal protein L19e, whose amino-acid sequence is MTDLSAQKRMASDVLDVGENKIWLDPERQGELADAITREDIRELVDEGAIRAESPKGNSRGRARERQEKRAYGHQKGQGSRKGTAGGRENQKDKWESKIRAQRAKLRELRDSGEISTSRYRDLYDRASGGEFDSVADIERTLEDN
- a CDS encoding 50S ribosomal protein L6; the protein is MPRTELQIPDEASAEMDHLELTVEGPNGSVTRRLWYPDVSVSADGDSVVIESDEDDAKTMSTLGTFESHVRNMFHGVTEGWEYEMEVFYSHFPMQVDVEGEEVVIENFLGERAPRRTEIHGDTDVSVSEEQITLSGPDVEAVGQTAADIEQLTRVTDKDVRIFQDGVYITQKPTRGDA
- a CDS encoding uL15m family ribosomal protein, coding for MTSKKKRQRGSRTHGGGTHKNRRGAGHRGGRGNAGSRKHEMHNHGPWDKHGFKRPEGVQDEVAEVDVRELDEDAALLAAEGVADEDGDGYAIDARDVAEDGHEVDVVKVLGAGQVRNELHLVADAFSDAAEEKVADAGGSVELTEAGQARAEETDKDTPDEQDES
- a CDS encoding 50S ribosomal protein L18, with amino-acid sequence MATGPRYTVPMRRRREARTDYHQRLRLLKSGKPRLVARKSNRHVTAQLIITGAEGDETIASAHSSDLEEYGWEAPTGNMPAAYLTGVLAGLRAVEAGLDEAVLDIGLNTPTPGSKVFAVQEGAIDAGLDVPHNDSVLADWSRTRGEHIADYAEQLDDGLYGGDFDATDLPEHFDDMREQLLEADEL